The proteins below come from a single Ictidomys tridecemlineatus isolate mIctTri1 chromosome 8, mIctTri1.hap1, whole genome shotgun sequence genomic window:
- the LOC106145553 gene encoding olfactory receptor 14J1, with protein MTNITRRNGFLLLGFSDDQKMQILYALLFLVLYLVALTGNFIIITITTLDQHLQSPMYYFLKQLSLLDLSFTSVTVPQAIDNSLMDDNYVSYGQCILQVFFFTSLAWTEIAILTVMSYDLYTAICFPLHYEVIMDPRNCQWAMIAVWVSGGISGILYIAATFSITFCRVKIIHQFFCDVPQLLKLSCSNDYLGVIGVAAFMSVVALACFVSIALSYVHIFSTVLRIPSAEGLSKVFSTCLPHLFVVSFYLSTGICAYLNQTTDSPSVFDFMVSIFYTVIPPTLNPIICSLRNEAMKGALRNLL; from the coding sequence ATGACAAACATAACCAGGAGGAATGGATTCCTACTCTTGGGGTTTTCTGATGATCAAAAAATGCAGATCTTGTATGCTTTGCTCTTCTTGGTGTTGTACCTAGTGGCTTTGACAGGAAActtcatcattatcaccatcacaaCACTGGATCAGCACCTCCAATCTCCAATGTATTACTTCTTGAAGCAACTTTCCCTTCTGGACCTCTCCTTCACTTCTGTCACAGTCCCCCAGGCCATTGACAATTCACTGATGGATGATAACTATGTTTCATATGGCCAGTGCATACTGCAGGTTTTCTTCTTCACATCTTTGGCCTGGACTGAGATAGCTATTCTTACAGTTATGTCTTATGACCTTTATACAGCCATTTGCTTCCCACTGCACTACGAGGTCATCATGGATCCCAGAAATTGTCAGTGGGCTATGATAGCTGTGTGGGTGAGTGGAGGCATCTCAGGAATCTTATACATAGCAGCCACATTTTCTATCACATTCTGTAGGGTGAAAATAATCCATCAATTTTTCTGTGATGTCCCCCAATTACTGAAGCTCTCCTGTTCGAATGATTACCTAGGAGTAATTGGAGTAGCTGCTTTCATGTCTGTGGTAGCTTTAGCCTGCTTTGTCTCCATTGCCCTCTCTTATGTTCACATATTCTCCACAGTTCTAAGAATACCCTCTGCTGAAGGCCTCTCTAAGGTATTCTCCACCTGCCTGCCCCACCTCTTTGTTGTCTCATTTTATCTCTCTACAGGCATCTGTGCATATCTAAACCAAACTACAGATTCTCCATCTGTGTTTGACTTTATGGTATCTATTTTTTACACAGTGATACCCCCAACACTCAACCCTATTATCTGTAGTCTGAGGAATGAGGCCATGAAAGGTGCGCTTAGAAACTTACTTTAG